In Ascaphus truei isolate aAscTru1 chromosome 5, aAscTru1.hap1, whole genome shotgun sequence, one genomic interval encodes:
- the LOC142494709 gene encoding uncharacterized protein LOC142494709: MLLLYIVAPEGHVSPETEQVSSPGSASSTHLEEHDEEDFDDDDDDDDDAAAAAIDTQIQASDHEEVPIETVLPPKRPANTTYDAIVASEGKIVEAENRRHSDLMTVLERMIALQEETVSQLAHLHRVFIEVPKQLQKINTSFEALVVQQTQANYWRMTNVPQFNTSQPGSVHAGQFSPHSSDIHSPGPNVTGQVADIAVQVPDDILPLPSVQIQQQTPTKEATKTKQDTHETDQPSLVQCLPTCSHVSVGTSPVREQSLPKRPVGESLPKSPVGESLPKSPVGESLPKSPVGESLPKSPVGESLPKSPVGESLATSPVGESLATSPVGEQSLPKSPVGESLATSPAREVPEATQSGSVVPKVGGKRKRKIQETTSRPVTRSQKEQKK, from the exons atgttattgttatatatagttgcccctgaaggacatgtgtcacctgagactgaacaagtgtcttcacctgggtcagccagctcaacacacctagaag aacatgatgaagaggattttgatgatgatgatgatgatgatgatgatgccgccgccgccgccatagacacacaaatacaagcaagtgaccatgaagaggttccaattgaaactgttttaccgccaaaacgtccagcaaataccacatatgatgcaattgtagcttctgagggaaaaattgtggaagcagaaaatcgtcgccattctgacctgatgacagtgctggaaaggatgattgcactgcaggaagaaacagtttcacaattggcacatctccacagagtcttcattgaagtgcctaaacagttgcaaaaaatcaacacctcattcgaagcattagttgttcagcaaacacaagctaattactggagaatgactaatgtaccacaattcaacacctcacagccaggatctgttcatgcaggtcagttttcaccacattcatctgatattcattcaccaggcccaaatgttaccggtcaagtagcagacattgctgtgcaggttcctgatgacatcctaccgctgccatctgtacaaattcagcagcagacacctacaaaggaggcgacaaaaacaaaacaagacacacatgaaacagaccaaccatcacttgtgcagtgtctaccaacttgctcacatgtgtcagtgggcacaagccctgtccgtgaacagtcactacccaaacgccctgtaggtgagtcactgcccaaaagccctgtaggtgaatcgctgcccaaaagccctgtaggtgaatcgctgcccaaaagcccggtaggtgaatcgctgcccaaaagccctgtaggtgaatcactgcccaaaagccctgtaggtgagtcactggccacaagccctgtaggtgagtcactggccacaagccccgtaggtgaacagtcactgcccaaaagccctgtaggtgagtcactggccacaagccctgcccgtgaagtgccagaggccactcaaagtggctctgttgtgcctaaagttggtggcaaaagaaaaaggaaaattcaagagacaacaagcaggcctgttactcgctcgcaaaaggaacaaaaaaaataa